The following DNA comes from Anopheles coustani chromosome 2, idAnoCousDA_361_x.2, whole genome shotgun sequence.
TGATCTCGTTCGGCGAGAAGTGGTTCCAGCGCCGGAAGATAATCACGCCTGCGTTTCATTTCAAGATATTGGATCAGTTTATGGACGTATTCAACGAGGAGGCCGACATTCTTGTCTCGAAGCTGGAGAAGCACGTTGGCAAGGGCGAGTTTGATATTTATGACTACGTGACGCTTTACGCACTTGATAGTATCTGTGGTAAGTGTTACTTGCAAATTGGCGTCTTTTAAATgtggaaacatttcaaaactgGCTTTCTTTTGCATAGCAACCTCCATGGGAGTGCGCATTCACGCACAGGATGATCCAAACAACGAGTACGCCCAGGCCGTCAAACAGATGAGCATTTTCTTCCTGCGACGCGTGTTCAGCCTGTTGCGCCAGTTTCCGGCACTATTCTTCCTGTATCCGTTCGCACGCGAGCAAGGGCGCGTCATCAAGAAGCTGCACCACTTCACCAACTCCGTGATCGAGAGCCGCCGCAAGCAGCTGGAACAGGAGCAACGCCTCGGAACGCTGGAGTTCGACGTGAACGAGGACCAGCTGTACTCGAAGCGAAAGAACACCTTCCTCGATCAGCTGCTCAAGGTGACGATCGAAGGAAAACCACTGAGCACGGCCGACATTCGGGAGGAGGTGGACACGTTCATGTTCGAGGGCCACGACACGACGACGTCCGGCATTTCGTTTACAATTCTTCATCTCGCCAAGCACCAGGACGTCCAGCAGCGTCTGTACGAAGAGATCGACCGAATGCTTGGAAGTGAGAAGCAATCGGTTCCGCTAACGAACGCGATGCTGCAGGACTTCAAGTACCTGGATATGGTAGTGAAGGAGTCACTCCGGCTCGTCCCTCCGGTACCAATCATTGGCAGAAAGCTCCTGGAAGACATGGAGATAAGTGagttgcacttttttttcattgctttctTTCACATTCATGTTTTCAATCTTCATTCTCGATTCCACCCCGAACAGACGGCGCTACGATCCCGGCGGGCACGTCGATTTCAATCAAAATCTTCAACATCCACCGCAACCCCAAGGTCTTCCCCGAGCCGGAGCGGTTCGATCCGGAGCGCTTTTCGGAGGCGAACGAAATCAAGCGCGGCCCGTACGACTACATTCCGTTCAGTGCCGGCTCGCGGAACTGCATCGGGCAGCGGTACGCGCTGCTGGAGATGAAGGTTACCATCGTGAAGCTACTGGCCAGCTACCGAATCCTGCCCGGGGAGTCTGTCGGGCGTATCCGATACAAGACGGATCTGGTGATTCGCCCGACGGAGGGTATTCCGGTGAAGCTGGAGAAAAGAATTTGATGGACGTGTGGGGATGAATGATAGAAGCAGCGCCTGGTTTGGCcaagcaaatgaaatatttcgGCATTTCGGAAAACCAACTATATTCACCGTGAGGTACAAATACAATGTTTATAAATTGGTAGGTTttgtataaataaattatgaacGCATCTAATGAAACATTTTGGAAAGCTCATCAATAAATTCAATGATATGTTTAAAGCACGAACAAATAGTTTTCCAAAGCCATtcatccatttccatttgGTAGCGTGTTGGAAAATTCGAATCCCGACATGGTcgatttgtttatatttttccttacTACAGGAATAATTTCACCGAAACAGCGTCAATATTTACCGGGCCGTACCAGCGGGAAGATAAATAtgcttttat
Coding sequences within:
- the LOC131265736 gene encoding cytochrome P450 4c3-like, encoding MFWLVTLLLGYIAYQLYKYHQHRQQLLAIRDKFGGPNSDYFLGTFFMFKNKSIPDIFDIVVGLHKRYGPDVAIIGAFNDLVLDLSTSKNVEKVLLAKSTKKSFVYDYLEPWLGTGLLISFGEKWFQRRKIITPAFHFKILDQFMDVFNEEADILVSKLEKHVGKGEFDIYDYVTLYALDSICATSMGVRIHAQDDPNNEYAQAVKQMSIFFLRRVFSLLRQFPALFFLYPFAREQGRVIKKLHHFTNSVIESRRKQLEQEQRLGTLEFDVNEDQLYSKRKNTFLDQLLKVTIEGKPLSTADIREEVDTFMFEGHDTTTSGISFTILHLAKHQDVQQRLYEEIDRMLGSEKQSVPLTNAMLQDFKYLDMVVKESLRLVPPVPIIGRKLLEDMEINGATIPAGTSISIKIFNIHRNPKVFPEPERFDPERFSEANEIKRGPYDYIPFSAGSRNCIGQRYALLEMKVTIVKLLASYRILPGESVGRIRYKTDLVIRPTEGIPVKLEKRI